Sequence from the Corallococcus sp. EGB genome:
ACTGACGCTGGTTCAGGATGGGAGCGCCTGGCGCGCTCGCATCGCGGGCTTCGACGTTCCTGCTCGGGTCGATGGCCGGAAGGTCTCTGTCGTCCTCCCCGGTAAGCAGGGCGAGCTGAGGGCGACGCTTCCAGAGAATGGCCAGAGCATCACGGGCCACTGGATCCAGCCGCGCGTGCTCATGAGCGGCATGAAGTTCGCCAGCCCGGTGGAACTGCGCTCCCTTCAGCCCGGGGTCTGGCGCGGAGTCGTGGCACCACTGGAGGACCGGTTCTCGCTGTATCTCGTCGTCCAGAAGCAGCCGGATGGCTCCGTGACGGCGTTCATCCGCAACCCGGAGCGGAACTTCGGCAACCGGATGCTGTTCCGCGTGGAGCTCCAGGACCGCACGGTCCGGTTCACGTCCACGAAGGGAGGCACGCAGTTCGAAGGCACGTTCGACGCGCAGTCCGGACGGCTGTCCCTCCCCTACCCTCCGTTCGACACGACGTTCGACTTCACCCGCCGCGACCGCGCGCAGGCCGTGGGCCTCTATTCCCGTACTCCCGCTTCTGGCCCCTACGCCTACCAGAAGCCCGTCGCCGAGGACGACGGCTGGACCACGGCGGCTCCGGCCGACGTCGGCATGGACGTCCAACCGCTCCAGCAGCTCGTACAGCGCATCCTCGACCAGGAGCCCAGCCAGGAGCCCGTGCCCGCCATCCAGGGACTCCTCGTCGCCCGCCACGGGAAGCTGATCCTCGAAGAGTACTTCCAGGGCTTCGACAAGGAGCGTCCCCATGACCCGCGCTCCTCCTCCAAGTCCTACGCATCCCTGCTCATCGGCATCGCCCTGGACCAGGGCGCCCCCTTCACCGTGGACACGCCCGTCGTCTCACTCTTCCCCGAGTACAAGGGCAAGCTCTCCAACCTGGACGCGCGCAAGCGCAAGCTCACCGTCGCGCACCTGATGACCATGTCGACAGGCCTCGCCTGCGACGACGACGACCCGGCGTCTCCTGGAAATGAGGACCGCCTCAAGGACTCCGTACCGGATTGGTACAAGTACACGCTGGACCTCCCCATGGTCCGCGCTCCCGGCGAGAAGGCCGTGTACTGCTCCGCGAACATCAACCTGCTGGGCGGCGTCCTCCGCAACACCACCCGCATGTGGATTCCGGAGTTCTTCACCCAGAACGTCGCCACGCCACTCCAGATGCGCGGCTACCACCTCGACCTGATGCCCAACGGCGAGCAGTACCTGGGCGGCGGCATCTACATGCGGCCTCGCGACGCACTGAAGCTTGGCCAGCTCTACCTGTCCGGTGGCACCTGGAACGGCAAGCGCGTGGTCAGCCAGCGCTGGGTGGAACGCTCCATCGCGAACCACGCCACCATGGAGCCCGGAAAGACCTATGGCTACACGTGGTGGCGCCACGAACTCCGTGTCGGCGACCGCGTGTATTCCGAGTACGAGGCCAGTGGAAACGGCGGTCAGCTCGTGATGGTCGTCCCGGAGTTGGACCTCGCCGTGATGTTCACCGCGGCCAATTACAACCACGTCTCCATCTGGCGGAAGTTCCGCGAAGAGCTCCTCCCCCGCTTCATCATGGCCGCGGTCTCCGCGAACAACACGCAGCCCTGATAGTCTCCACGGCCTTCATGAACCGCTCCTGTGTCCTCCTCATCGCCCTGACGTGCGTCCTCGGCCTCTCTGCGTGCGGTCCCTATGACTGCACCCCGGAGAACTGCGCGGACGGGTGCTGCTCCGCGAACAACGAGTGCATCGGCTATCGCAGTGACTCCGAATGCGGCCCCAATGGCGGCCTCTGTGAATCCTGCGCGGAAGGCAGTGTCTGCCGGCTCGACCAGCGCGCCTGCTACGTCGGCGTGATGCGCACCCGCGTGCAGCCCCGCTACGCCGTCATCGCGGACGTCGACCCGGACACGGGCGAGGACTGGGACTCCGATGGCTCCCCGCCGGACGTCGTCGTGGAGATGGACTGCCCCTCTGCCTCCGGCCGCTCCCGCACCGAAGAGGACGAAAGCTGGGAGCCCGAGTGGTACAGCGGGAGCTGCACGGTCATCACCTCCAACCTGCTGCGCCATCCCCTCCAGATCTCCATCTTCGACAACGACCCCTTCACCTTCGATGACGCGTTCGGCGGCCTCTCCTACCAGGTCACCCGCGCGGACCTGAACCTGGGCCGCATCGAGCTCTCCCTTCTACCCATCGTGAAGACGCTCGTCATCGACCTGACCCACACCTATTCGCCGCAGTGAAACACCAACGGGCGGTCCCCTTCCGAGGGCCACCCGCCGGAGAACAACGCCCAGCACTACCGCGTCGCGGACTTGCGGCGCATCAGGAACACGCCCAGGCCCAGGCCCGCGGCCCACTTCGCAGCGGCGGCCAGCGGCGTCTTGCCCAGCGGCACTGGACGGCTCTCGTATTGAGGCTGCGGCGGAACGGGCCGGAAGTCCGTGGCGCCGGGCAGGTTCGCTCCGCGCTCCTCCGCCTCCGTCTTCGTCACGTTCGGTCCCGGTGCGT
This genomic interval carries:
- a CDS encoding serine hydrolase; the encoded protein is MPADPLVGIWGSERVLGPQVRGELTLVQDGSAWRARIAGFDVPARVDGRKVSVVLPGKQGELRATLPENGQSITGHWIQPRVLMSGMKFASPVELRSLQPGVWRGVVAPLEDRFSLYLVVQKQPDGSVTAFIRNPERNFGNRMLFRVELQDRTVRFTSTKGGTQFEGTFDAQSGRLSLPYPPFDTTFDFTRRDRAQAVGLYSRTPASGPYAYQKPVAEDDGWTTAAPADVGMDVQPLQQLVQRILDQEPSQEPVPAIQGLLVARHGKLILEEYFQGFDKERPHDPRSSSKSYASLLIGIALDQGAPFTVDTPVVSLFPEYKGKLSNLDARKRKLTVAHLMTMSTGLACDDDDPASPGNEDRLKDSVPDWYKYTLDLPMVRAPGEKAVYCSANINLLGGVLRNTTRMWIPEFFTQNVATPLQMRGYHLDLMPNGEQYLGGGIYMRPRDALKLGQLYLSGGTWNGKRVVSQRWVERSIANHATMEPGKTYGYTWWRHELRVGDRVYSEYEASGNGGQLVMVVPELDLAVMFTAANYNHVSIWRKFREELLPRFIMAAVSANNTQP